In Massilia antarctica, the following are encoded in one genomic region:
- a CDS encoding diguanylate cyclase — MSWTDMARNGRILIVDDAMENIQILHQALQDEHDVLFAMNGATALHIAQNQRPDLILLDAMMPDMDGYAVCRALRESGATRDIPIIFVTALKTPEDETRALEAGAADFITKPVNAAVVRARVRTQLTVKRQSDALRELTLTDGLTGVANRRGFDEAMDTEWRRCARARLPIALIIADIDHFKAYNDAYGHQAGDDSLVQVGAAMRRAAARPQDLVARYGGEEFVILLPQEDKRGAEVVAKKLLDELALLAIPHEKSGASPWLTVSMGVASLMPADGLLPGGLIKMADALLYEAKAGGRNRYCLQAD; from the coding sequence ATGAGTTGGACCGATATGGCGAGGAACGGGCGTATCCTGATCGTCGACGACGCGATGGAAAACATCCAGATCCTGCACCAGGCCTTGCAGGACGAGCACGACGTGCTGTTTGCGATGAACGGCGCCACGGCGCTGCACATCGCCCAGAACCAGCGCCCCGACCTGATCCTGCTCGACGCGATGATGCCCGACATGGATGGTTACGCGGTGTGCCGGGCCTTGCGCGAGTCGGGAGCGACGCGCGACATTCCGATCATTTTCGTCACGGCGCTCAAGACGCCGGAGGATGAAACGCGCGCGCTGGAAGCCGGCGCCGCCGACTTCATCACCAAGCCGGTCAACGCGGCGGTGGTGCGGGCGCGCGTGCGCACCCAGCTGACGGTCAAGCGCCAAAGCGACGCGCTGCGCGAGCTGACCCTGACCGACGGCCTGACCGGGGTGGCCAACCGGCGCGGTTTCGATGAAGCGATGGATACCGAATGGCGGCGCTGCGCGCGCGCCAGGCTGCCGATCGCGCTGATCATCGCCGATATCGACCATTTCAAGGCGTATAACGACGCCTACGGCCATCAGGCCGGCGACGACAGCCTGGTGCAGGTGGGCGCGGCGATGCGGCGCGCGGCGGCGCGCCCGCAGGACCTGGTGGCGCGCTACGGCGGCGAGGAATTCGTGATCCTGCTGCCGCAGGAAGACAAGCGCGGGGCCGAGGTGGTGGCCAAAAAACTGCTCGACGAACTGGCGCTGCTGGCCATCCCGCACGAAAAATCCGGGGCCTCGCCCTGGCTGACCGTGAGCATGGGGGTGGCCAGCCTGATGCCGGCCGATGGCCTGCTGCCGGGTGGCTTGATCAAGATGGCCGACGCGCTTTTGTACGAAGCCAAGGCCGGGGGGCGCAACCGCTATTGTCTACAGGCCGATTAG